The following proteins are co-located in the Candidatus Nitrotoga sp. AM1P genome:
- the bcsZ gene encoding cellulose synthase complex periplasmic endoglucanase BcsZ, which produces MEYLFVDTGRKASILLYRGYQILATLCFCWGTAQAVTTEPTCQADWPAWQNFKSEFINEGGRVVDGSTPRKQTVSEGQAYALFFALVANDRKTFDKILQWTENNLANGDLTSHLPAWLWGRRDDGSWGVLDSNPASDADLWIVYALGEAGRLWGERRFVALSSLLASRILREETADLPGLGPTLLPAPRGFQTGVKTWRLNPSYLPIQLMDWLSSRSPDSTWRRISESSQRILLESAPNGFSPDWTVYQDSKGFRIDSAGKEKGTGGYNAIRVYLWAGMLAPDASARPRLLAAFSPMASFITRHGYPPESVNIITGEANGPGPSGFSAALLPFLAAREDSAALQAQRDRLTARPPRPDAYYEQALSLFAHGWMDGRYHFTTNGSLLLSWQKPCSSASSRLPSH; this is translated from the coding sequence ATGGAATACTTATTCGTGGATACCGGGCGCAAGGCGAGCATTTTGCTGTACCGGGGATACCAAATTCTCGCTACGCTCTGCTTCTGCTGGGGAACTGCGCAGGCAGTAACAACCGAACCCACTTGCCAGGCAGACTGGCCTGCTTGGCAAAACTTCAAGTCAGAATTCATCAACGAGGGCGGACGGGTAGTGGATGGCAGCACCCCCCGTAAACAGACCGTGTCAGAAGGGCAGGCCTATGCGCTGTTTTTCGCCTTAGTAGCCAACGATCGCAAAACCTTCGACAAGATCCTGCAATGGACCGAAAACAACTTGGCAAATGGCGATCTCACCAGCCATCTGCCCGCGTGGCTATGGGGTCGCAGAGATGATGGCAGTTGGGGTGTGCTGGACAGCAATCCGGCATCTGATGCCGATCTGTGGATAGTCTATGCATTGGGCGAAGCTGGCCGGCTCTGGGGCGAACGCCGCTTCGTTGCACTTTCATCACTGTTGGCCAGCCGTATCTTGCGCGAAGAAACCGCAGACCTACCTGGTTTAGGCCCCACTCTGCTGCCTGCCCCGCGCGGCTTCCAGACCGGAGTGAAAACTTGGCGCCTCAATCCCAGCTACCTGCCCATACAGCTAATGGACTGGCTAAGTAGCCGGAGTCCTGATTCCACTTGGCGGCGAATCTCGGAATCCTCCCAGCGGATCCTTTTAGAATCGGCCCCGAATGGATTTTCACCTGACTGGACAGTCTATCAGGACAGCAAAGGATTCCGAATAGATAGTGCAGGAAAAGAGAAAGGCACAGGCGGCTATAACGCCATCCGGGTTTATCTGTGGGCCGGTATGCTTGCGCCCGACGCTTCTGCCCGACCACGACTTCTTGCTGCTTTTTCCCCCATGGCCAGCTTTATCACGCGCCACGGCTACCCGCCAGAGTCTGTCAATATAATCACGGGTGAAGCCAATGGCCCAGGGCCATCAGGCTTTTCCGCCGCACTGCTACCTTTCCTGGCCGCCCGGGAAGATAGCGCTGCCCTGCAGGCACAACGCGATCGTCTGACGGCTCGCCCACCGCGGCCAGACGCCTACTATGAACAGGCGCTTTCCCTCTTTGCCCATGGCTGGATGGACGGGCGCTACCACTTCACAACAAATGGCAGCCTGCTGCTCTCTTGGCAAAAACCATGCAGCTCCGCCTCCTCCCGCTTACCTTCGCACTGA